One region of Psychrobacter sp. DAB_AL43B genomic DNA includes:
- a CDS encoding type I restriction-modification system subunit M, producing MTKNFSQTAAFIWSVADLLRGDFKQSQYGRIILPFTLLRRLECVLEDTKADVVAESQRIAEMGLPEEAQEKFIIRASKRPFYNISPMDLSKMGQSDIKDNLNTYVQSFSKDAREIFEHFKFEEFVGQLADANLLYKVVQMFANTDLSPETISNHEMGFVFEELIRRFAESSNETAGEHFTPRDIVRLTTSLVFMEDDNALTKDGIIRTIYDPTAGTGGFLSSGMEYVLELNPDAVMRTYGQELNPESYAICKADMLIKGQEVNNIKLGNTLSNDQLVAEKFDYMLSNPPFGVDWKKISGEINDEHTQKGFDGRFGAGLPRVSDGSLLFLMHLLSKMRPITGDDKTTDNGSTQNSNQGSRIGIILNGSPLFTGGAGSGESEIRRYILEADLLEAIIALPNDMFYNTGIATYIWILSNKKTAERKGHVQLIDGSNLYSKMRKSLGSKRNEMNHDDIKTITRSFGDFEVVDARVLDKPEEVKSNRGRQSANPKSEPAKTFASKIFATYEFGYRRLTIERPLRLSAQLSDSDIESLRYAPKPFDVVMPALYEKFGSDWTTDSENNNYGDLSAVTLEARAMIKADFSELKESQVKDVLAAKVWQSQLVLMNKAKALQTAIGTRQFDDFNEFERVFKQALKDADVNLDTKEKKQLIDAITWKNPNAEPVIKKTVKAANPLYGAFSYKPAPTNQQADKPAKIVEFQPDGDLRDYENVPLDPSMTTTALIEAYFACEVQPHVPDAWINADKVDAIDAEIGVVGYEIPFNRHFYVYEPPRALADIDADLDAVSAEIMQLLGEVHS from the coding sequence ATGACCAAAAACTTCTCTCAAACAGCGGCTTTCATCTGGTCTGTTGCTGACCTATTACGTGGTGACTTTAAGCAATCGCAATACGGCCGTATTATCCTGCCATTCACACTGTTGCGCCGCTTAGAGTGCGTATTAGAAGATACTAAGGCAGATGTGGTTGCAGAGAGCCAGCGTATCGCTGAGATGGGTTTGCCAGAGGAAGCGCAAGAGAAGTTCATCATTCGTGCCAGCAAGCGACCGTTCTACAATATCTCGCCGATGGATCTCAGCAAGATGGGTCAAAGCGATATCAAAGATAACCTCAATACTTACGTACAATCTTTTTCTAAAGACGCGCGTGAGATATTTGAGCATTTCAAATTTGAAGAGTTTGTCGGTCAGTTAGCGGATGCCAACCTACTTTATAAAGTGGTGCAGATGTTCGCCAATACCGATCTGAGCCCTGAGACTATCTCTAACCATGAAATGGGCTTTGTCTTTGAAGAATTAATACGCCGCTTTGCTGAAAGTTCTAACGAAACCGCAGGGGAGCATTTTACCCCGCGTGATATCGTCCGCCTGACTACCTCACTGGTATTTATGGAAGATGATAACGCCCTGACTAAAGACGGCATTATTCGCACCATATATGACCCGACAGCGGGGACGGGCGGTTTCTTATCCTCTGGTATGGAATACGTGCTAGAGCTGAACCCTGACGCCGTGATGCGTACCTATGGTCAAGAGCTAAACCCTGAGTCCTATGCAATCTGTAAAGCCGATATGCTCATTAAAGGGCAAGAGGTTAATAACATTAAGCTGGGTAATACCTTATCCAATGATCAACTGGTCGCTGAGAAGTTTGACTATATGCTATCTAACCCGCCGTTCGGCGTAGATTGGAAAAAGATATCAGGCGAGATCAATGATGAGCATACGCAAAAAGGTTTTGACGGTCGCTTTGGGGCTGGCTTGCCGCGCGTGTCTGATGGTTCGCTATTGTTCCTGATGCACTTGCTTAGCAAGATGCGTCCGATTACTGGTGATGATAAAACGACAGACAACGGCAGCACTCAAAACAGCAATCAAGGCAGCCGTATCGGTATCATCTTAAATGGCTCGCCGTTATTCACGGGCGGCGCAGGGAGTGGCGAGAGTGAGATTCGCCGTTATATCTTAGAGGCCGACTTGTTAGAAGCCATCATCGCCTTGCCAAACGATATGTTCTATAACACCGGCATCGCTACCTACATCTGGATATTAAGCAATAAGAAAACAGCTGAGCGTAAAGGTCACGTGCAACTGATTGACGGTAGCAATCTATACAGCAAAATGCGTAAATCACTTGGCTCTAAGCGTAATGAGATGAATCATGACGACATCAAGACCATTACCCGCAGCTTTGGTGACTTTGAAGTGGTTGATGCGCGTGTGCTAGATAAGCCAGAAGAGGTGAAGTCCAACCGTGGTCGTCAGTCGGCTAATCCTAAATCTGAGCCCGCCAAAACCTTTGCCAGTAAAATATTTGCCACCTATGAGTTTGGCTATCGCCGCCTGACTATTGAGCGTCCGCTACGTCTATCAGCCCAGTTATCTGATAGTGATATCGAGAGCCTACGCTATGCGCCTAAGCCTTTTGATGTGGTCATGCCAGCGCTATATGAGAAGTTTGGTAGTGACTGGACGACTGATAGCGAAAATAATAACTATGGTGACTTATCAGCGGTCACGTTAGAAGCACGCGCCATGATTAAGGCAGACTTTAGCGAGCTGAAAGAAAGCCAAGTCAAAGACGTACTGGCCGCTAAGGTATGGCAGTCGCAGCTTGTGCTAATGAATAAAGCTAAGGCATTACAAACGGCTATCGGCACGCGCCAATTTGATGACTTCAATGAGTTTGAAAGAGTGTTCAAGCAAGCTCTAAAAGACGCTGATGTTAATCTTGATACCAAAGAGAAAAAACAGCTGATAGATGCCATCACGTGGAAGAACCCCAATGCTGAGCCGGTCATCAAAAAGACGGTTAAGGCTGCCAATCCGCTGTATGGTGCGTTTAGCTACAAACCTGCCCCGACTAATCAACAAGCGGACAAGCCCGCCAAAATCGTAGAGTTCCAGCCAGATGGTGACTTGCGTGATTATGAAAACGTACCGCTTGACCCAAGCATGACCACCACGGCGCTGATTGAAGCGTACTTCGCTTGTGAGGTGCAGCCGCATGTGCCGGATGCGTGGATTAATGCCGATAAGGTGGATGCTATCGATGCAGAGATTGGCGTGGTCGGCTATGAGATACCGTTTAACCGTCACTTCTATGTGTATGAGCCACCGCGCGCGCTTGCCGATATCGATGCGGACTTGGATGCGGTTAGTGCGGAAATTATGCAGTTATTGGGTGAGGTGCATTCGTAA
- a CDS encoding restriction endonuclease subunit S codes for MTEVLTKYQQYAEYKDSGVEWLDVIPMHWVMSKIKYIAPFQVGWTPPTGNDSNFIGENIWANISDLRGKVITDTVKRISDKAAKEASMDITSKGSLLYSFKLSVGSVSFAGCDMYTNEAIASFTSDSLLPLEYLYYVLPKFLIENASTNIYGARILNQELIKNAIILKPTYEEAETIANFLDHETAQIDTLIERQQTLIKLLKEKRQAVISHAVTKGLNPDAIMKDSGVEWLGEVPEHWSVKSYRHASKIYRGKFGHRPRNDPAFYDGEYPFIQTGDVARAGKIITSYSQTLNEKGKSVSQLFPEGTLMMAIAANIGDTAILGFEAYAPDSVIGFKPYTGVGVEFLRYSFLAALPAFEQTSTQSSQANLNIDRVGTVKGAFPSHNEQKEIVIYLDNMLEHYRAIEVKANEQIQLMQERRTAVISAAVTGKIDVRSWEAPDSEAM; via the coding sequence ATGACTGAAGTGCTAACGAAGTATCAGCAGTATGCAGAATATAAGGATTCTGGGGTTGAGTGGTTAGATGTTATTCCAATGCATTGGGTTATGAGTAAGATTAAGTATATTGCGCCATTTCAAGTGGGTTGGACACCACCGACAGGTAATGACTCTAATTTTATAGGTGAAAATATTTGGGCTAATATATCTGATTTGAGAGGAAAGGTAATTACTGACACCGTCAAGAGAATCTCAGATAAAGCAGCTAAAGAAGCATCTATGGATATAACTTCCAAAGGCTCACTGCTTTATAGCTTTAAATTATCTGTAGGGTCTGTATCTTTCGCTGGTTGTGATATGTACACAAATGAAGCTATTGCATCTTTCACATCGGATTCTTTGCTACCACTTGAATACTTATACTATGTTTTGCCAAAGTTTTTAATTGAAAACGCATCTACAAATATATATGGAGCAAGGATTCTTAACCAAGAGTTAATAAAAAATGCGATTATTCTCAAGCCTACTTATGAAGAAGCTGAAACAATCGCTAACTTCCTCGACCATGAAACCGCCCAAATCGATACCCTAATCGAAAGACAGCAAACCTTAATAAAACTATTAAAAGAAAAGCGCCAAGCCGTTATCAGTCATGCTGTGACCAAAGGCTTAAACCCTGATGCAATAATGAAAGATTCTGGGGTGGAGTGGTTGGGGGAAGTGCCGGAGCATTGGAGTGTTAAGAGTTATAGACATGCGTCTAAAATTTATCGCGGTAAGTTTGGTCACAGACCACGTAACGACCCTGCTTTTTATGACGGTGAATATCCTTTTATTCAGACTGGCGATGTAGCACGTGCAGGAAAAATTATAACTTCATATTCGCAAACCTTAAATGAAAAAGGTAAAAGCGTAAGCCAGTTGTTTCCAGAGGGCACTTTGATGATGGCGATTGCTGCAAATATTGGTGATACAGCAATTTTAGGTTTTGAAGCATACGCGCCAGACAGTGTTATTGGTTTTAAACCTTATACAGGCGTCGGTGTTGAGTTCTTAAGATATAGTTTTTTAGCAGCTCTACCTGCATTTGAGCAAACGTCGACTCAAAGTTCTCAAGCAAATTTGAATATAGATAGGGTTGGTACTGTTAAGGGAGCTTTTCCTTCGCATAATGAGCAAAAGGAAATCGTAATTTATTTAGATAACATGCTAGAACATTACAGAGCAATTGAAGTGAAAGCAAATGAGCAAATCCAACTGATGCAAGAACGCCGTACGGCTGTAATATCTGCTGCTGTCACGGGCAAGATTGATGTGAGAAGTTGGGAAGCGCCTGATAGTGAAGCTATGTAA
- a CDS encoding FRG domain-containing protein — MYNLIVIGYEDESWFENGVVEITTTRFLEYTKTSVIERFKNNPKNIYQYPCLIMKEGDNPDIYLCKISNVERNGKYYKVSFNIFDDSYFKYSDIESLIVELDIRQLELTRTHWALKDSYLVEILLSPVSNLSEKNKKIIKDYSDTFIQRIEIKESIISPFGFLDIKIDYDNRSKSVESVTDFIQKIFSHKNDKNFTNFYRGHSSSKYKLEPSLFRKKIDGSFHFLENENTIYNELLTQNYSEFGTDNSTFDRLVRMQHFSLPTRLLDISTNPLIALYFACKGGEGLSGDVVFIQVPRDKIKYFDSDTATCIANLCKLTNKDKEILSGGVTEPNYTVVMEKLYNYIKDDKPYFQERMKESSINEILCIKGKITNLRINAQSGAFLMFGLDAELTDGKDFGFNIIHYLIKAKDKEKLLES, encoded by the coding sequence TTGTATAATTTAATAGTCATTGGATATGAAGATGAATCATGGTTTGAAAATGGAGTTGTGGAAATTACCACTACTCGCTTCTTAGAGTATACAAAAACCTCTGTTATAGAAAGATTTAAGAATAATCCTAAAAATATATATCAATATCCATGCCTAATTATGAAAGAGGGTGATAATCCTGATATATATTTGTGCAAAATTTCTAACGTTGAGCGTAATGGAAAATATTATAAGGTAAGCTTCAATATTTTCGATGATAGTTATTTTAAGTACTCAGATATTGAATCTCTCATAGTAGAATTAGATATAAGGCAACTAGAGTTAACTAGAACACACTGGGCATTAAAAGATAGTTATTTAGTAGAAATATTATTATCTCCTGTTTCAAATCTATCTGAAAAGAACAAGAAAATAATTAAAGATTATTCAGATACATTTATACAGCGAATTGAAATTAAAGAATCAATAATATCCCCATTTGGATTTTTGGATATAAAGATAGATTATGATAACAGAAGTAAAAGTGTTGAAAGTGTAACTGATTTTATTCAAAAGATATTCAGTCATAAGAATGATAAAAATTTTACAAATTTTTATAGAGGGCATTCAAGTTCTAAATATAAACTTGAACCATCACTATTTAGAAAAAAAATTGATGGCAGCTTCCATTTTTTAGAGAATGAAAATACAATCTATAACGAGTTACTGACTCAAAATTATAGTGAATTTGGTACGGATAATAGTACTTTTGACAGACTTGTTCGTATGCAGCATTTCTCATTACCTACTAGATTGTTGGATATTTCAACTAACCCATTAATAGCATTGTATTTTGCTTGTAAAGGTGGAGAAGGGCTATCAGGCGATGTGGTTTTCATTCAAGTTCCGAGAGATAAAATTAAGTACTTTGATTCTGACACTGCAACTTGTATTGCTAATCTTTGTAAACTAACAAATAAAGATAAAGAAATACTTAGTGGTGGGGTTACTGAGCCCAATTATACAGTTGTTATGGAGAAGCTATATAACTATATAAAAGATGATAAGCCTTACTTTCAAGAAAGAATGAAAGAAAGCAGTATAAATGAAATACTTTGCATTAAAGGTAAAATAACAAATCTCAGAATAAATGCTCAATCTGGTGCCTTTTTAATGTTTGGTCTAGATGCAGAGCTAACAGATGGAAAAGACTTCGGCTTTAATATTATTCATTATTTAATAAAGGCTAAGGATAAAGAAAAATTATTAGAGAGTTAG
- a CDS encoding DUF1853 family protein, whose protein sequence is MSEFKTTRPDTPTTYAPWEAYQRPYVRDLAYVLACPNVLTAWLDFAPHQNTHAITVHSASFWQMQFEAYQQRLKELDTTNDYQELTRYLLKRPSPNRLGFHFEGLLSFWLEDGFARNLHPYEILASNVQLFNGKQTTGELDLILYNHKEKLTEHWELAIKFFMGSVPFEPENWVGINSNDNLQRKMTHMQTKQFRTVWVETEKHGQVKIDKRYGVIKGRFFLPINANDFIYPAWLAPSFPIHEWCDKNDTANLATIDIAALRAAHYIEWFSKRDFYDGRQSPFIYDENGALKTGLYFEGDRPIVIYPKLRDGAEDKF, encoded by the coding sequence ATGTCTGAGTTTAAGACTACACGCCCTGATACTCCCACAACTTATGCACCTTGGGAAGCATACCAGCGACCTTATGTGCGAGATTTGGCTTACGTGCTGGCATGTCCAAATGTTTTGACGGCGTGGCTGGACTTTGCGCCACATCAGAATACACATGCGATTACGGTACATAGCGCAAGTTTTTGGCAAATGCAGTTTGAGGCATATCAGCAGCGTTTAAAAGAGCTGGATACTACCAATGATTATCAGGAGCTAACCCGCTATTTATTAAAAAGGCCCAGCCCCAATCGTTTGGGTTTTCATTTTGAAGGATTGCTATCATTTTGGTTAGAAGATGGTTTTGCGCGTAACTTACATCCATACGAGATACTGGCTAGTAATGTGCAGTTATTCAACGGCAAACAGACGACTGGCGAGCTAGATTTGATTTTATATAACCATAAAGAAAAGCTAACCGAACATTGGGAGTTGGCGATTAAATTCTTTATGGGATCAGTGCCTTTTGAGCCTGAAAATTGGGTTGGGATTAATTCCAACGATAATTTGCAGCGCAAAATGACCCATATGCAAACCAAACAGTTTCGTACGGTGTGGGTGGAAACCGAAAAGCATGGACAAGTTAAGATTGATAAGCGTTATGGTGTCATAAAGGGTCGGTTCTTTTTGCCAATAAACGCCAATGACTTTATTTATCCTGCTTGGTTAGCGCCGAGTTTTCCGATACATGAATGGTGCGATAAGAATGATACGGCTAATCTCGCTACGATTGATATAGCCGCATTGCGCGCCGCGCATTATATCGAATGGTTCAGCAAACGCGACTTTTACGATGGACGTCAATCGCCTTTTATCTACGATGAAAATGGCGCACTAAAAACAGGACTATACTTCGAAGGAGATAGACCGATAGTCATCTACCCTAAGCTACGCGACGGAGCAGAAGATAAGTTTTAG
- a CDS encoding abortive infection family protein has protein sequence MSNILRDLPTLYDKAQGLQNVLISRATGGDSNDTDYVILRKTILESKFSTLVPDFVRHARDLNQFWQMIKYKYDSYAERRVYIYSEFQSLIEAIEFDKSGMSPAFEKSIEVINSSYIDNMWKKAIERKANDPEGAITLSRSLIESVCKHILDLEHVSYGKNADLSELYKSTSELLKMSASQYEANLIFRQILGGCSGIVNGLGLLRNNVGDAHGQGVINVQPKPRHAELSVNLAGSMSHFLLSSYEESYKGK, from the coding sequence ATGAGTAACATCTTGCGTGACTTACCAACGCTTTATGATAAAGCCCAAGGTCTTCAGAACGTTTTGATTTCTAGAGCTACTGGTGGTGATAGTAACGATACCGATTACGTTATATTAAGAAAAACGATTTTAGAATCAAAATTCAGTACTTTAGTACCTGACTTTGTTAGGCACGCAAGGGATTTAAATCAGTTTTGGCAGATGATAAAGTATAAATATGACTCATATGCAGAACGTAGAGTTTATATATATAGTGAGTTTCAAAGCTTAATAGAAGCTATAGAGTTTGATAAATCTGGAATGAGTCCCGCTTTTGAAAAGTCTATTGAAGTTATAAACTCTAGTTATATTGATAATATGTGGAAGAAAGCTATTGAACGCAAAGCTAATGACCCAGAGGGCGCAATCACTTTATCTAGAAGCTTAATTGAGTCTGTATGTAAACATATTTTAGACCTTGAACATGTTTCTTATGGAAAAAATGCTGATTTATCAGAGCTGTATAAAAGTACTTCTGAACTATTAAAAATGTCTGCTAGCCAATATGAAGCAAATTTAATTTTCAGACAAATTCTTGGTGGATGCTCAGGTATAGTGAATGGCTTAGGTTTGTTACGTAATAATGTTGGTGATGCTCACGGACAAGGTGTTATCAATGTTCAGCCGAAACCAAGACACGCTGAATTGTCAGTTAACTTAGCAGGCTCGATGTCACACTTTTTATTGTCTAGTTATGAAGAAAGCTATAAAGGTAAATGA